From one Paenibacillus terrae HPL-003 genomic stretch:
- a CDS encoding YolD-like family protein: protein MAKAKVAKRPTRDEFVLEEIGNQLAEAQQEQSEVVLTVWGRQETTRGQIVKMDPRTGRVHVESNGETDKVPFMDIMSVNYPRD, encoded by the coding sequence GTGGCAAAGGCGAAGGTGGCCAAACGGCCTACCCGGGATGAATTTGTGCTGGAGGAAATCGGGAATCAGCTTGCAGAAGCGCAGCAAGAGCAATCCGAAGTTGTGTTGACCGTATGGGGGCGTCAGGAGACAACCCGCGGGCAGATCGTTAAAATGGATCCCAGAACGGGCAGAGTACATGTAGAGAGTAATGGTGAAACGGACAAAGTTCCTTTTATGGATATCATGAGTGTGAATTACCCAAGAGATTAA
- the nikB gene encoding nickel ABC transporter permease, with protein MLKLIAKKLFELALFFLILSFVSFFLLKLVPGDPVRSILRVDDVAVSNQQIADMRTQLGLDQPLPVQYGKWLVQLLQFDFGQSYLTHRPVITEFMEKLPFTLLLTGGSLFIMLLIALPLGTMAALYRNCWIDSASRIFSLIGSSIPSFWLGLLLIEWFAVKLHILPSMGEGTFLHLVLPSLTLGLAMAAVYVRMIRASLIESSGQDFIKAAQARGISPVRIFFRHMFRHSLVPLITVFSESIGSLLGGTVVIEVLFAYPGLGKWIVDAIAARDYPIIQGYTLFMAVFIVGINILVELSYRWVNPEIALKEKRLS; from the coding sequence ATGCTTAAACTTATCGCCAAAAAGCTTTTCGAACTGGCATTGTTCTTTTTAATTCTTTCCTTCGTCAGCTTCTTTCTGCTCAAGCTTGTTCCGGGCGATCCTGTCCGGAGCATCCTTCGGGTGGATGATGTAGCTGTCTCCAATCAGCAGATTGCAGATATGCGCACCCAGTTGGGTCTGGATCAGCCGTTGCCTGTGCAATACGGCAAGTGGCTGGTACAGTTGCTTCAATTTGATTTTGGACAATCATATTTGACTCATCGCCCGGTCATCACCGAATTTATGGAGAAACTTCCTTTTACACTCCTGCTCACCGGAGGTTCTCTGTTCATTATGCTGCTGATTGCTCTCCCATTGGGAACGATGGCAGCGTTGTACCGTAATTGCTGGATCGACAGCGCGAGTCGCATTTTTTCTTTAATCGGCTCCTCCATTCCCAGCTTCTGGCTGGGTCTCTTATTGATCGAATGGTTTGCCGTTAAGCTCCACATCTTGCCGTCCATGGGTGAGGGAACATTCCTTCATTTGGTACTCCCTTCTCTGACGCTGGGACTGGCGATGGCAGCCGTCTATGTGCGGATGATTCGTGCGAGTCTGATCGAAAGCTCGGGACAGGACTTTATTAAAGCAGCACAAGCACGCGGGATCAGTCCAGTTCGCATCTTTTTCAGACATATGTTCCGTCATAGTTTGGTTCCGCTCATTACGGTATTCAGTGAGAGCATAGGTAGCCTCTTGGGAGGTACGGTTGTGATTGAGGTGCTGTTCGCCTATCCGGGGCTGGGCAAATGGATTGTAGATGCGATTGCTGCCAGAGATTACCCGATTATTCAGGGCTATACGCTATTTATGGCCGTGTTTATTGTAGGTATTAATATTCTGGTAGAGCTGTCCTACCGTTGGGTGAATCCTGAAATTGCTTTGAAGGAGAAACGTTTATCATGA
- a CDS encoding MATE family efflux transporter, translated as MLPSHRAYLALAIPLIISTITTPLLGAVDTAVIGHLSHSAYLGGVAVGTLIFNTLYWLFGFLRVSTSAFTAQATGAKNNDQGIAALMRPLAIALLIGALFILLQKPILLASLQLIHPAEDVAAQASIYFNIRIWGAPLTLVNYVLLGWLMGLSRVKATLFLQISMNVINMVLAIVFTQIMQWDVAGVAGATLIAEVLACVLGFVLVLRSSVWREWKRSGKRDWRGWFGAVELKSVMATNLDLMIRTACLLTMFNLFTSRSAGFGTDQLAANAILLQIHYLMAYFFDGFANASSIMTGQARGARDQKMLQRVIHLSWFWTIVTSVLTGGLYFALKEPLIRLFTDNATVISLTDPYNAWLVAFPLAAGLGLVFYGVFTGMTVTYPIRNSMLISLVFFLIALFWCVPHYGNHGLWLSFIVFALGRSLFLVIYLPRLQRI; from the coding sequence ATGTTGCCTTCCCACCGAGCCTATCTTGCTTTAGCCATCCCTTTAATTATCTCAACGATTACGACCCCGCTACTCGGTGCGGTGGATACTGCGGTAATCGGTCATTTGAGCCATTCTGCCTATTTGGGCGGTGTGGCAGTGGGTACTCTTATTTTCAATACTTTATATTGGCTGTTTGGCTTTCTGCGAGTCAGCACATCTGCTTTCACCGCACAGGCTACCGGGGCTAAAAATAACGACCAGGGGATAGCCGCCCTCATGCGTCCGCTGGCGATTGCCTTGCTGATCGGTGCGTTGTTCATTCTGTTGCAAAAGCCGATCCTGCTAGCCTCCCTCCAGCTTATCCATCCTGCTGAGGATGTGGCGGCGCAGGCATCGATTTATTTTAACATTCGTATTTGGGGAGCTCCCCTCACGCTGGTGAACTATGTACTGCTCGGCTGGCTCATGGGATTGTCTCGCGTAAAGGCTACACTATTTTTGCAAATTTCCATGAATGTTATCAATATGGTGCTGGCTATTGTATTCACACAAATCATGCAATGGGATGTAGCTGGTGTGGCTGGTGCTACTCTGATTGCTGAGGTCCTCGCATGTGTGCTTGGTTTTGTGCTGGTGCTTCGTTCGTCGGTCTGGAGGGAATGGAAGCGCAGTGGAAAGAGAGATTGGCGGGGATGGTTTGGAGCTGTGGAGCTGAAAAGCGTCATGGCAACGAACCTTGACCTTATGATTCGCACAGCCTGTCTGCTGACGATGTTTAATCTGTTTACATCGCGCAGTGCGGGCTTTGGAACCGATCAGCTTGCGGCGAATGCTATTTTGCTTCAGATCCACTACCTTATGGCTTACTTTTTTGACGGTTTTGCCAACGCCAGCAGCATTATGACGGGTCAGGCCCGGGGTGCAAGGGATCAAAAAATGCTGCAAAGAGTTATTCATCTATCCTGGTTCTGGACGATTGTAACTAGCGTGCTGACGGGTGGGTTGTATTTTGCACTGAAGGAGCCGCTTATCCGTCTGTTTACCGATAACGCTACGGTGATCAGCCTTACAGATCCATATAACGCTTGGCTAGTCGCCTTTCCACTAGCCGCCGGACTGGGGCTGGTATTCTACGGTGTATTTACAGGCATGACAGTGACGTACCCGATACGTAATTCAATGCTAATTTCACTGGTCTTCTTTTTGATCGCGCTGTTCTGGTGCGTTCCCCACTATGGGAATCATGGGCTTTGGCTGTCGTTCATCGTATTCGCTTTAGGGCGGTCACTGTTTCTTGTGATCTATTTGCCTCGGTTGCAGAGGATATAG
- the nikC gene encoding nickel transporter permease, whose product MIKSIDVEDRQLARRQLSKRWIVAISIMLLLIAITVLPHLTPQDPYRIQMGSRLQPISVDHWLGTDHLGRDVLSRVMGGLRTTVGTSLLILSVSLVVGVPLGLLSGFAGGWVDRVFKRVIDGFMTLPDYIFAIVLSGLLGPGLMNLIFAVTAVKWVSYARLVRSTVLAEKQKDYISLSVLAGTPSWRIVMHHILPHTIGNVLVLATLDIGKIILMIASLSFLGLGPQPPIPEWGAMLNEGRAYFQMAPHLMLVPGVAVVLTVLLANVLGDKLRDRYDVKTRTEE is encoded by the coding sequence ATGATAAAATCCATAGATGTGGAAGACAGGCAGCTCGCCAGGCGGCAATTGTCCAAAAGATGGATTGTAGCAATCTCCATCATGCTCCTCCTTATAGCAATTACAGTGCTGCCCCACCTTACTCCGCAAGATCCGTATCGTATCCAGATGGGGAGTCGGCTCCAGCCCATCAGTGTTGATCATTGGCTGGGAACCGACCATTTGGGCCGAGATGTGCTATCGAGGGTGATGGGAGGACTTCGGACGACCGTCGGAACCAGCCTGTTGATTTTAAGCGTTTCGCTGGTTGTCGGAGTTCCGCTTGGTCTTCTGTCAGGATTCGCAGGGGGCTGGGTGGATCGTGTGTTCAAACGGGTGATTGATGGATTCATGACCTTACCCGATTATATTTTTGCCATTGTACTAAGCGGACTGCTTGGTCCGGGCTTGATGAATCTTATTTTCGCTGTAACCGCAGTCAAGTGGGTTAGCTATGCACGGTTGGTGCGCAGTACCGTTCTAGCTGAGAAGCAAAAGGATTACATCTCGTTATCTGTTTTGGCAGGTACGCCCTCCTGGCGGATTGTCATGCACCATATTCTGCCCCATACGATTGGAAATGTACTAGTGCTGGCTACGCTGGATATCGGCAAAATCATTTTGATGATTGCCTCCCTTTCCTTTTTAGGCTTAGGGCCGCAGCCACCGATACCGGAATGGGGTGCCATGTTAAATGAGGGACGAGCGTATTTTCAAATGGCTCCTCACTTAATGCTGGTTCCTGGAGTAGCCGTTGTGCTCACGGTACTACTGGCAAACGTGCTTGGAGACAAGCTGCGTGACCGATATGATGTTAAAACCCGAACGGAGGAGTAA
- the nikA gene encoding nickel ABC transporter substrate-binding protein — translation MFKLQHFKLFIPAFIAVMMMSACSSSPAASPFLSTANPQDKSITLLFNVQSPSVDPHTDVNYTAVRAGVGETLIKVNQNLKLEPWLAEKWNSKDGQHWTFHIRPGVTFHSGKTVDAAAVKTSLERAQKLNPSVKNALHIHDMNADGLILNITTDKPFPAFVSELVHPNTAVIDTTAVADLPSGTGPFKVASFRASSELNLDRNDQYWNGEVKLKHAKFMFNEDANARELAFQAKNADIVYRPPIESLELLKADSTVKVDSFPSLRTHQLIYNMNNNDLKKTAVRKAFDHLIHRDEIASGIMSGQGTPAQGPFLLDFPFSPKYATKKFDLSTAREGFKQAGYTVQNGKVTTPDGTSLHLTLLTYQSRAELPLISQLIQANAKELGITIDIRQVDNIDEYLAANQDWDLATYSNITAPRGDASYFLNAAYMPEGALNYGRVHLPELEAMITKLNTTVDEEQRNKLALEAVTLIDQENLQSFLVHPNNVVAYRNYVHNWVTSQSEYYLLTQDLDVK, via the coding sequence TTGTTTAAACTTCAGCATTTTAAATTGTTTATACCTGCGTTCATAGCTGTGATGATGATGTCAGCATGCTCTTCATCACCAGCAGCTTCACCCTTTTTATCTACTGCAAACCCGCAAGATAAAAGTATTACCTTATTATTCAATGTGCAAAGCCCTTCTGTAGATCCACATACCGATGTGAATTACACAGCCGTTCGCGCAGGAGTTGGTGAAACTCTGATCAAGGTGAATCAGAACCTCAAGCTGGAGCCTTGGCTTGCAGAGAAGTGGAACAGTAAGGACGGACAGCACTGGACTTTCCATATTCGTCCGGGTGTGACCTTCCATAGCGGTAAAACCGTCGATGCCGCCGCTGTCAAGACATCTCTGGAAAGAGCGCAAAAGCTCAATCCATCGGTTAAAAACGCACTGCATATCCATGATATGAATGCGGATGGACTGATTTTGAACATTACGACAGACAAGCCTTTCCCGGCGTTCGTATCCGAACTGGTGCATCCGAACACAGCTGTGATCGACACAACTGCGGTTGCTGATCTTCCATCCGGAACAGGTCCGTTCAAGGTTGCCAGCTTTCGGGCCAGCAGTGAACTGAATTTGGATCGCAATGACCAATATTGGAACGGCGAAGTGAAATTGAAGCATGCCAAGTTCATGTTTAACGAAGATGCAAATGCGCGTGAGCTTGCATTTCAAGCCAAGAATGCAGACATTGTGTATCGCCCGCCGATTGAAAGTCTGGAGCTGCTGAAGGCCGATTCCACCGTTAAGGTCGACTCTTTTCCCAGCTTGCGAACACATCAGCTCATTTACAATATGAACAACAACGATCTGAAAAAGACGGCTGTTCGTAAAGCATTCGATCATCTGATCCATCGGGATGAGATTGCTAGTGGTATCATGTCCGGTCAGGGGACTCCTGCTCAGGGTCCATTTCTGCTCGATTTCCCTTTCTCACCGAAATACGCTACGAAGAAGTTTGACTTGAGTACTGCACGCGAAGGCTTCAAACAAGCTGGATATACAGTGCAAAACGGCAAAGTAACAACGCCCGATGGCACATCACTTCATTTGACGTTGCTAACTTATCAGTCAAGAGCGGAGCTTCCACTCATTTCACAGCTCATTCAGGCTAACGCCAAAGAGCTTGGCATTACGATTGATATCCGTCAGGTCGATAATATTGATGAATATCTTGCGGCTAATCAGGATTGGGATTTGGCAACCTACAGCAACATTACAGCCCCACGTGGCGATGCAAGCTATTTTTTGAATGCGGCCTACATGCCGGAGGGTGCACTGAATTATGGACGCGTGCATCTGCCAGAGCTGGAAGCTATGATTACCAAGCTGAACACGACGGTGGATGAGGAGCAACGCAACAAACTGGCGCTCGAAGCCGTCACGTTGATTGACCAGGAAAACCTGCAATCCTTCCTTGTTCATCCGAATAACGTAGTAGCTTATCGTAATTATGTACATAATTGGGTAACAAGCCAAAGTGAATACTATTTGCTGACCCAGGATCTGGATGTGAAATAG
- a CDS encoding ABC transporter ATP-binding protein, whose amino-acid sequence MLSIEGLTIRTKAKTIVDGLELAIRPGEWFALAGESGSGKSMTASAIGGLLPPSVTTEGIIAWKGHNLLALSAKQRRSLLGNEISYIFQDYHGAFTPFLRIGSQLDELMRAHGSWDRKARKLRCIEVLERVQLPEERVYRSYPFQLSGGQLQRAAIAAALLLEPKLLIADEPTTALDTLTAHRVLQLIDRIRTETGISVLWITHDLRHVRKYADRIAVMRTGTLVETGDTLSVLDHPAHPYTRSLLAAIPPLAPSTPARLPHHSEEHVTPERSRSHG is encoded by the coding sequence ATGCTATCTATAGAAGGCTTAACGATTCGGACAAAAGCAAAAACGATTGTAGATGGGCTGGAGCTTGCCATCCGTCCGGGGGAATGGTTCGCACTCGCCGGGGAAAGCGGCAGCGGCAAAAGCATGACTGCGTCGGCTATCGGCGGTCTTCTTCCCCCTTCTGTTACAACGGAAGGAATTATCGCATGGAAGGGCCATAATTTGCTGGCCCTATCCGCCAAACAAAGACGTTCCTTGCTTGGCAATGAAATCTCTTATATTTTTCAGGATTATCATGGGGCCTTCACCCCCTTCCTGCGGATTGGCAGCCAGCTGGACGAGCTGATGCGTGCTCATGGAAGCTGGGATCGCAAGGCGCGCAAGCTGCGCTGTATAGAGGTCCTGGAGCGTGTACAGCTTCCTGAAGAGCGTGTGTACCGCAGTTATCCGTTTCAACTCAGCGGCGGACAATTGCAGCGGGCGGCTATTGCGGCTGCACTGTTGCTGGAACCAAAGCTGCTCATTGCCGATGAGCCGACAACCGCGCTGGATACGCTGACGGCTCACCGGGTGCTTCAGCTTATCGACCGTATCCGAACGGAAACGGGGATTTCCGTATTGTGGATTACTCACGATCTCCGGCACGTCCGCAAATATGCGGATCGAATCGCGGTCATGCGCACAGGCACACTGGTCGAGACAGGCGATACACTATCGGTGCTGGATCACCCGGCGCATCCATATACACGAAGCTTACTGGCGGCCATTCCGCCGCTGGCTCCAAGTACTCCCGCCCGGTTGCCGCACCACAGCGAAGAACATGTCACACCCGAAAGGAGCCGATCACATGGATGA
- a CDS encoding ABC transporter ATP-binding protein produces MDDQILYTQQLKADKALVTVSGLTKIYAAGKIALREVSLSVSPRECLGVVGESGSRKSTLARCILTLEPFDQGELMLDGQSVRGVKRRELKRIRSRLGAVFQHPATALNSRLTILQSLLEPLDQLKGYIPSYVTGIPSGRRDIAEHLLNMVKLPAAYLDKYPHQLSGGEKQRVTIARAISTEPDFIVLDEPTASLDVTTQATVLNLLKDLQDELGLAYLFISHDLAAVHFMSDRIMVMKNGGVLEHFSKDELFQSARHPYTQSLLEVFSTCCLPTEPILL; encoded by the coding sequence ATGGATGATCAAATCCTGTATACACAGCAGCTCAAGGCGGACAAAGCGCTCGTCACTGTCTCCGGCCTGACGAAAATCTACGCGGCAGGCAAAATTGCGCTGCGAGAAGTCTCCCTGTCGGTTTCGCCCAGAGAATGTCTGGGTGTTGTTGGGGAAAGCGGCAGCAGGAAAAGCACACTTGCACGCTGTATTTTGACGCTGGAACCGTTTGATCAAGGTGAGCTTATGCTGGATGGACAGTCTGTCCGGGGAGTAAAGCGCAGAGAATTAAAGCGTATCCGCAGCAGGCTGGGAGCGGTATTTCAGCATCCCGCTACCGCATTGAACTCCAGACTGACCATTTTGCAATCTCTGCTGGAACCGCTGGACCAGCTCAAAGGCTATATCCCTTCCTATGTGACGGGTATACCGTCAGGACGTCGTGACATAGCGGAGCACCTGCTGAACATGGTGAAGCTTCCGGCTGCTTATCTGGATAAGTATCCACATCAGCTGAGCGGCGGGGAAAAGCAGCGCGTCACCATCGCTCGTGCCATTAGCACGGAGCCTGATTTTATCGTGCTGGATGAGCCAACAGCAAGTCTGGATGTGACAACGCAGGCCACTGTTTTAAATCTGCTCAAGGATTTACAGGATGAGCTGGGACTGGCTTATCTGTTCATTTCCCATGACCTGGCGGCTGTACATTTCATGAGTGACCGAATTATGGTCATGAAAAATGGCGGGGTGCTTGAGCATTTTTCCAAGGACGAATTATTTCAATCTGCCCGTCATCCATATACACAATCATTATTGGAGGTTTTTTCAACATGTTGCCTTCCCACCGAGCCTATCTTGCTTTAG
- a CDS encoding DUF3817 domain-containing protein — protein MFKNAFKTFGVIGNIEAISYLLLVCIAMPLKYAAGMPQMVRWVGMIHGILFVTYVVAIVVMLILRKLSVLQGLVALIASLLPFGPFIFDRKVLKKAEARDNGATPVKAT, from the coding sequence ATGTTCAAAAATGCCTTTAAGACATTTGGCGTCATTGGTAATATTGAAGCAATTTCATATCTGTTGCTCGTATGTATCGCTATGCCGCTTAAATACGCAGCCGGGATGCCGCAAATGGTAAGATGGGTCGGTATGATCCATGGTATACTGTTCGTGACTTATGTAGTTGCGATTGTGGTCATGCTGATTTTGCGAAAGCTTTCGGTATTGCAAGGGCTTGTGGCCCTGATTGCCTCACTGCTGCCATTCGGGCCTTTCATTTTTGATCGTAAGGTGCTGAAGAAAGCCGAAGCGCGCGATAATGGTGCTACTCCGGTAAAAGCTACATAG
- a CDS encoding DHA2 family efflux MFS transporter permease subunit has protein sequence MSQASPSSDPKTFKVLPIMIALLLSGFIGMFSETALNIALNDLMQILHITTATAQWLTTAFLLTLGILVPVSGLLLQTFTTRQLFVTSLLFSIAGCLVAALAPTFAVLLIARILQAVGTALLLPLMFNTILIIFPAEKRGAAMGIIGLVIMFAPAVGPTIAGLVLQNLSWHWIFWISLPFLILSLICGILFMQNVSQITKPKIDIPSILLSSIGFGGVVFGFSKSGEGGEGWASPVVLLPLIIGLVSLILFSVRQLKMKQPMLNLRVFKYPMFVIGVVMVFLCMMTILSTMLILPLFLQKGLALSALSAGLVLLPGGIINGLLSPIMGSLFDKFGPKWLVIPGLVIVAAVLFFLSGLTTTSAIVLIIVLHSCLMIGISMIMMPAQTNGLNQLPMDLYPDGTAIMSTLQQVAGAIGTAVAVSILSKGMESYLSQSSMPKSVEELANAMAFGSQNSFFFALIVSVIGLILAFFIRRVHVEKGAAQAPMH, from the coding sequence ATGAGTCAAGCAAGCCCGTCGTCTGATCCCAAGACGTTCAAGGTGCTGCCTATTATGATTGCCCTGCTGCTTAGCGGCTTTATCGGAATGTTCAGTGAAACGGCGTTGAACATTGCGCTGAATGATTTGATGCAGATTTTGCACATTACAACAGCAACAGCCCAATGGCTGACCACGGCCTTTCTGCTGACACTCGGTATTTTGGTACCTGTATCGGGTTTGCTGCTTCAAACCTTTACGACAAGACAGCTTTTCGTCACATCACTGCTGTTCTCTATTGCAGGTTGTCTCGTTGCTGCGTTAGCACCAACCTTTGCAGTGCTATTAATCGCACGCATTCTTCAAGCCGTTGGTACGGCACTGTTATTACCGTTGATGTTTAACACCATCTTGATCATCTTCCCGGCTGAAAAGAGAGGCGCAGCTATGGGGATCATCGGATTAGTTATTATGTTTGCTCCTGCGGTGGGACCTACGATAGCGGGTCTGGTGCTGCAAAATCTGTCCTGGCACTGGATTTTCTGGATCTCCCTTCCGTTTCTGATTCTTTCGCTGATTTGCGGTATCTTGTTTATGCAAAATGTTTCGCAGATTACAAAGCCGAAAATTGACATTCCATCTATTCTGTTATCTTCCATTGGCTTCGGTGGTGTTGTGTTCGGTTTCAGTAAATCCGGAGAAGGCGGCGAAGGCTGGGCTAGCCCGGTTGTTTTGCTCCCTCTGATCATCGGATTGGTATCTTTGATTCTATTCTCAGTACGCCAGTTAAAAATGAAGCAGCCTATGTTGAATTTGCGCGTCTTTAAATATCCGATGTTTGTTATCGGTGTTGTGATGGTCTTCCTGTGTATGATGACGATCCTTTCTACAATGCTAATTCTCCCACTCTTTTTGCAAAAAGGGCTGGCCTTGTCCGCTCTGTCTGCAGGATTGGTGCTTCTGCCCGGCGGAATTATCAATGGTCTGTTGTCACCCATCATGGGCTCCCTGTTCGATAAATTCGGTCCAAAATGGCTCGTTATTCCGGGACTTGTGATCGTTGCCGCTGTCTTGTTTTTCCTATCCGGCCTTACGACGACATCAGCTATCGTACTCATTATTGTGCTGCATAGCTGCCTGATGATCGGCATTTCCATGATCATGATGCCAGCTCAGACGAACGGTCTGAATCAGTTGCCGATGGATCTGTACCCGGACGGTACAGCCATTATGAGTACGCTCCAACAAGTTGCTGGTGCAATCGGTACAGCCGTGGCGGTCAGCATTCTCTCCAAGGGCATGGAAAGCTATTTGAGCCAATCCAGCATGCCGAAATCTGTAGAAGAATTGGCGAATGCTATGGCGTTCGGATCGCAGAATTCTTTCTTCTTTGCCTTGATCGTCAGTGTAATTGGATTAATCCTTGCGTTCTTCATTCGCAGAGTTCATGTTGAAAAAGGGGCTGCTCAAGCTCCTATGCATTAA
- a CDS encoding TetR/AcrR family transcriptional regulator yields MAAKPESYENIVQTASKLFFHQGYHATGLNQILAESGSPKGSLYYYFPRGKEELALECIRRGNEFIKNKLKETLSGKEDPVLAIQDFIRNTAAEADQTNFNGFMPMGFWAAAETSCISESLRRACVNTFTDWQHIYMERLQVAGWTEEKAHSLAVLIISMLEGALILALTQQSSAPIYNVADYIPQLIK; encoded by the coding sequence ATGGCTGCTAAACCCGAATCATATGAAAATATTGTGCAAACCGCTTCTAAGCTCTTTTTTCATCAGGGCTACCATGCTACCGGACTCAATCAGATTCTTGCGGAGAGTGGCTCACCGAAGGGCTCGCTTTATTATTATTTTCCGCGTGGCAAAGAGGAATTGGCTTTGGAGTGCATCAGAAGAGGGAATGAGTTTATTAAGAACAAGTTGAAAGAAACGCTATCAGGGAAAGAGGACCCTGTGCTCGCCATACAGGATTTCATCCGCAATACAGCTGCGGAAGCAGACCAAACGAACTTTAATGGCTTTATGCCTATGGGATTTTGGGCCGCTGCGGAAACTTCCTGCATCAGCGAATCGTTGCGGCGTGCCTGCGTGAATACGTTTACAGATTGGCAACATATCTATATGGAACGTCTTCAGGTAGCGGGATGGACGGAGGAAAAGGCACATAGTCTGGCAGTACTTATTATTTCCATGCTGGAAGGCGCCTTAATTCTGGCCCTTACTCAGCAGAGCAGCGCACCTATTTATAATGTGGCGGATTACATTCCACAGCTGATCAAATAA